The DNA sequence ACGCCATACTCTCCGTTGACCGAGACAGCGGTCGCATACGGGTCAACCGCCTCGCGCCAGACGCGGTTGATGCAGGCGACATACATATAGCGCGCCCGCTCCCAGTCCCCGGAGACGGCCACCGACCAGACGCCGCGCTCCCCGCGCACAAGCGGCACATAGCGGACATCGCCATGGTCTGGATGGACGAGCTTGACGCTCACGGCAGTGGCCGTCGGCGCCCAAACGCGGAAGATCGTCTGCTCTTTCGCATACTCCACGCCAAGCTTTCCGTCGTAAAAAAACTGGTCATCAAACGCTGCTGTCCGCACCACCGCCCCGATTTGCACATCGGACTCCTCCCCGGAGCGGGTGCGAATCCAATGCGTCTCTCCAAATTGAAACGGCACCGAAAACCGGCACACATATTTGACCGCATCGCCCAAGTCTTCCTTTTGTTGCACCACAAGCGGGATGTCTTCTCCGCTTGGCGCCGTCATCACAAACGGCTCCATGTTGTCGAGGCAGCGCGCTTTCGGCACGATCACTGTTATTTGATCGATCTCGTCCAAATAGGCGGCAAACGTTCGGCTGATGTGAAGCATCGCGGTTCACCCCCTTTTTTTGCCTCCCGTTAGTACTATCATACGCAAAAGAAAAAGGGCGGTGCCAAAAAAAACGGCCGGTCGCCCCATCGATGCACACATGATTCTATTGTTGCCACTCATCAACGCCGCTATTCCCGTCATAACGGCGGCTCGAAAAGCTGATGCAATGCCTGAGCAGTGCTTCAGCCGCCTTCAGCTGCCCGTGCCGAAGCGGCAGAGCCGAGCCGCGCAGGCGGGAAAACCATGATTCATAGTTTCGCTTATCGATATAGCGGACAAATGGAAAGAGATGGCCACTGTCAATGTAGCCATAGCGGTTGACAACCGCCAGATGGATCGGCCACTCCACACCGTGCCGGCGGAAAATGTCCGAAACGATTCCTTCCGTCCGCCGCAGCGAGATAACCGGGTTGACCCGCTTCGCTGTGTCCGCTCCGGCGCGTTCCACCCAAAACCGGCCGGTGGAGGCGATGACGACGTTGTCCGGCTCCCCTTCGACAAACGCGAGGCACCAAGCGGCCGCCGGCGTCAACAAAATCGTCTCAAGCTCGACGGCCGCCTTGCCGGCTGCCGCGACTGGCCGGTAAAAACATAAATAGGTGTCCGGAAACCGCTGCAAAAAATATTTCAACCTTTCATCGCCGTACCATGCTTCATCCACAAAAGAGATGTGCGTCATCGTTGAACTCGCCCATCTCAGCTGGAGCTCAAACAAATCGTCAAGAAACTGCCACTTCAGCTCATCGAGGGTGGCCGCCCGGCTCAAAGACGGGGCGGGCGACCGTTCTTCGTCCATCTCCGGCTCCGGGCCGCGGCGCCAGCGGCCGATGAGCCGCTCCCACCATGACGGCTTGTCAAGCAAAAAGTCCCACGTTTCTCCCGGTTCCCGCCGCGCGCCATCGGCGTCCCGCTCCGCCTCCCAACGCGCTTTCGCCTGCTCCCATTGCCATTGTTTCAGCCGGATAAACTCCGGCACATAATGATACACATCCGTTTCATAGCGGGAAATATAATCCCGCAGCTTCAAAAGCTGCCCCATGCCTTCACCCGCTCCGGCCGTCCGGCGCGCCAAGCAACGGGAACGCGGCGATCGTCTCGTATTTCGGCGTTTTCTCCATATTCGTCCGGTACAGCACGATTTCCGGCACCGAAAACACCGTCGAAGCGGCTGGAAGCGAACGGAGCGCCTCCGGCTGAAACGGCGCCTCGCCCTGCCATTTGCGGGCGATCGTAATATGCGGGGCAAACGGCCGCCGGTCGAGGGAAAAGCCGAGCGAAAGGCACGCTTCATACACATCGCGTCGCAGCTCGTTCAACGCAGCCTCCTCTTTCACCCCTTGCCAAAAAATGCGCGGCGCCGTCCGCTCCCCGAACGTCCCCAGTCCGGCAAGCGCAAGGGAAAACGGGGCGCTTTTGGCGGCGACGGCGGCCATCGCTTCGCACAGCGGCGCCATTTTCCCCGGCGGCACATCGCCTAAAAACGCGAGGGTGATATGATAATCCTCTTCATGCACCCATGTGCGAAACGGCAGCGATGACGACGCATCCCCCGAAAATCGGGCAATGGCTTGTTTCGCTTCAGACGTCAGCGGAACAGCGATAAAATAATGGCTTCGTTTCACTTCTCTTCACCTGCCGCTCGTTCTCGTTTTGCGAGCAAAAGGAGCACGAGCACACCCACGATCGTGCAGATGCTAAAAAACAAGTAGACAGCGCCGATCTGCCAACGCTCAAGCAAATATCCGCCCACCAACGTGCAAAACCACGCGCCAAGGCCGTTGCCGACCGCTGAGTATAACGCCACCGCCGTCGACTGCACCCGCTCCGGCGCCAGGCGGCGCGCATATTGCAGCGCCGTCGGGATCGCCAGACCGACCGAACAGCCTTGCACGACCGTCGTCATATACACAAACCAAAGCGGCGGGTCGGCCGCATACGCCAGCCAGCGAGCCGCCGAGATGAGCGCCGCCAATAGAAGAAGCCGCACCATGCCGAAACGGCCGATGAGCCGATCCGCCGCTTTCATAAACGGCGCCTCGCTGCCGGCGGCAAACAAAAAAGCAAGGCCAATGCCGGTCAACGTCCCGCCCAGCTCATGAATGAGCAACCCGAAATACGAATTGTTGGCCAAAATCGGGCCAAACAATAAAAACGTCGCCACAAGCAGCAGCCGAAACGGGCGGGACGCCAGCAGCCCGCGCACGTCCTGCCGCGTCAGCGCCCCCGGCGCCCCCATCGGATAGCGCGGCAGGCGGGTGGCCAAAGCCGCCGCGGTGAGCAGCGCCAACGAAAAGGCGTAAAAAATGACCGCAAAGGCGATATGATCAGACAACCAGCCGACGGCCAGCACCGCCATCGCAAACCCAAGCGACCCCCACAGCCGGATCGCCCCGTAGTTTCCTCCCTGTTCGTGCACATGGCGAAGGGCGAGGCTGTCGGAAAGCGGAACGATGGCGCTTTGCATCGCTGACAGCAGCACGGTGAGCACAACAAACAGCCGATAGCTGCCGGCGAGCGCATACATGACCCCAAACAGCGCCGCCAGCACGAGCGCTGCCAGCAAAAGGCCGACCGGTTTGCGCGTGTAATCGGCCGCCGTGCCCCAAAGCGGCTGGGCCGCCATCGTCACGATCGGAGGAAGCGACATGATCCAGCCGATCGCCGCCCCCGAAAGGCGCGCCTCTTCCTGCAAATAGACGGACAAAAGCGGAAACAACGCACCAAAAGCAAAAAGATGAGAAAGTAAAAGAGCGGAAACACCGTTTTTCGCGCTGCCGCCCCCCGTTTGAACGCCTCTTCCATCCCGTCCCCCCCCCTTTCGTTAAAACAACGCCCGCCCCGCTCTCTTTTTCGCCGGAGCGGCGGACCACCGTTTATTTCGCCAGCTCGTAGATCGCCTGCGCGTAAATGGCGGTCGCTTTCACCAAATCGTCGATTTCGATATACTCATCTTTCTGGTGGGCGACATCCGGACGGCCTGGAAACAACGCGCCAAACGCCACCCCGGCGGTCAAGGCGCGGGCGTATGTGCCGCCGCCGATGGCCAAAAGCCGGGCCGGCTCGCCCGTCTGCTCTTCGTAGACGCGCTGAAGCGTGCGGACAAGCTCGTGGCTCGGATCGATATAATGAGGCTTCGTATCGCTGAAACGGCTGAGCGCGAATCCATGTTCAGCCGCAGCGCCGGCGAGCGTCCGGCGGATCGCGTCGCCGTCGGCCGTCACCGGATAGCGGATGTTCAGCCCAATCGTTCCGCCATGCCGCCGGTCATACGACAGCACCCCGACGTTGACGGTCAATTCGCCGCTTTGTTCGTCCCGATACGCAAGGCCGAGCCGCCGGCCGCTGGCATCGCCGAAAAAGGCGGAGGTCACAAACTGAACGAACGGCCGGCTTCGGCCATCGAGCGGAAGCGACGCCAAAAACTGCGCCAAATAGACGCCGGCGTTTTTGCCGCGCTCCGGCTCGGCGCCATGAGCGGACACCCCTTCCAATTGAAAGACGACGGCCCCTTCGCTTTGCCTCATGCTCCCCTTTACGCCGCGCTCTCGGCAAAACTGTTCATAGAGGCCAAGCAGCTCCTCCGTCCGTCCCGCTCCTTCCACCACCGCTTCGGCCGCATCCGGCACCATATTGTAGCGGCGCCCGGCTTGGAATGAGGCAAGCGCGAGCCCTTCCGCCTCCGCCGATTCAGGCGGTCGGTACGACAAATCGGCGTCAATGATTCCTTTTTCGGCATGAATGATCGGAAAATCAGCATCCGGCGCAAACCCGACATCCGGCATTTCTTCCCGCTGAAAATAATGAGCGACGCAACGCCAATCGCTTTCCTCGTCGCCGCCGAGGATAAGCCGCACCCGCTTGCGGAGCGGCAAGCCGAGTTCTTTGACGATTTTCAAGGCGTAAAACGCCGCGACGGTCGGCCCTTTGTCATCGATCGCCCCGCGCCCGTAAAGGCGGCCATCCTTGACCTCAGCAGCAAACGGATCAACGGACCAGCCGTCCCCTGCCGGCACGACGTCCAGATGGCCGAGCACGCCGATGAGCTTCTCCCCTTCTCCCATTTCGATATGACCGGCATAGCCGTCGACGTTTTTAATGCGAAATCCTTCTTCTTGACCGCGAGTTAACATGTAATCGAGCGCCTCCGCCACCTTCGGGCCAAACGGCGCCCCCGGTTTCGCCCCGCCGTCATCGCGGACGCTCGGAATGCGGACAAGCGCTTGCACGTCGCGGACAAGATCGTCTTTTCGTTTCTTCGCTTCGTTCATCCAGTCGATGTTCAACGCCATTCTTCCTTTCCTTATTCAACACCCTTTGTTGCCAACGTATCATATCAAAAACAGGAAGTCAAAATGTTTCATTCGTTGCAAATCGATTTCCGTTTCATGACAAAATGTTGAAATTTTTCGTGAATAGAGGCAACCGGGTAGCATTTTCCCCCTCATTTCGTGTACAATGGTAGTAAACAGACAAAGACATCTCTCATCTGCTAGCAGTCGGTTGTGCCATGCGAATGATGCTAAGATAGGGAGTGGTCTTTTGAAACCTTCAACACATCGGATGCTTACCCGCATCAAATCCGTGTATATGTACATTAGCGAAAAAGGAACGGTTACGACCCAAGAGCTTGTTGATGAGTTCGGCACCACCCCACGAACGATCCAGCGCGACTTAAACGTGCTTATGTACAACGATCTCGTTCTCAGCCCAAGCAAGGGCAAATGGACGACCACAAACAAAAAAGTGCGCATCTCTTCGTAAACCCGGTGCCAATAGGGTAGGCAAGATGGGAGATGAACGCGAACCATTTTTCCACAGATGAATATCCACTATTTTTCCATAAAAAAGGAACCGCGTCAGGTTCCTTTTTTTTCGTCCGTCTCTGGCCGGTATTGCTTCAACATGTCCACCTCTTCGTCCGTCAATTCCCGATACTCACCGACCGCCAAATCCGGGTCAAGCGGCAGCGGCCCCATTTGAATTCGTTTTAAATAGACGACCCGCTTGCCGACCGCTTGAAACATCCGCTTCACTTGATGGAACTTCCCTTCGGTGATCGTCACCTCGACATCGGAACGAAGGCCGGATTTCAACACAACGAGCTTGGCCGGCTTTGTTTCATAGCCGTCATCAAGGACGACGCCGCGCTGAAACGCCGCGACATCCGCTTCCGTCACTTCCCCGTCCACGACGGCAAAATACGTTTTCGGCACGTGTTTTTTCGGCGACAACAGCTGATGGGCGAGCTGGCCGTCATTCGTCAAGAGCAGCAGCCCTTCCGTATCTTTGTCAAGCCGCCCGACCGGAAACGGGGAAAATGCCCGGTCTTCTTCTTCAAGCAAATCGACGACCGTCTCTTCCACGGCATCTTCCGTCGCGGAAACGACCCCCGAAGGTTTATTCATCATCAAGTAAATGAATGGCTTGTACTCGACCGTTTCTCCCCAAACGGTCACGATTTGCTCATCCGGCCGCACTTTCGTTTTCGCATCACGAACCGGCGCGCCGTCCACTTTCACCGCTCCGGACTTGAGCAGCTTTTTCACTTCCTTCCTCGTCCCATACCCCATATGGGCGAGCAGCTTGTCAATGCGCAGCTCCACAAATCTCCCTCCTAAAAAAATGGCCTTCATTAGGCGTTCATCTAGTCCGCTTCCGCCTTCCCCCCATACACTGTGAAGGAAACATCAAGAAGGGGGATTTACCGATGAATGAATATTACTATTATGTCCCAACGTTGGATGATTACCGTCAACAGCCGCCAGTCAGCCAATTTTGGCCCGGATACCCAGGCGGGCCATTCGCCAACTGGGCGCGGCGCATCGAACGGCTTGAGCGGGCCGTCGAACGGCTCGACCGCCGGCTCGACCGGGTGGAAAGCCGCCTCGATCGCGTCGAACGCCGGCTCGGCCTGTCGTAAGCGAAATGGAGAAAGAAGGCGGGGACGACCGCCTTCTTCTTTTTTTGCCGCAAGCCGAACGGCATGGGGGAGGGCGAAAAACAGCCGTCGTCGAACCCTTTCGCTCGGGCGCCGCGATGTTCGCAAGAAGCGCCGTCCGCCAGGCTCCCGACCTAAACGAGCCGCTTCTAGGAAACGGCCGATCCCCCCATACACCCTCGTCTACGATACCGCCTTTTTCTCTTTCCGGCGCCAAAACGCAAACCGGTCGCCAAACAGCGCCGAAAACAACCCGGAGCGGATGCTGAGAAACAAGTAGACGGCCGCCCCGACCGCTGCGCCGATGGAAACAGCGCCCACCGATTCAGCGGTGCCGGCGCGGTAATCGATCCATCGGGACGCCAGCGCCTCGACCCCCATAACCGCCGCTGACATCGCCGCCGTCAGGATGGCCATAAACGCCGTCCGGCGGGCGACAAACCGATAGCGGTAGCGCGTGCGGCGCTGAATGACCCATAAGTTGAACGCCACCGAGACGAAATAGCCCGCCATCGTGGCCACAATGGCCCCGACGGCCGACCATTTCATAATGAGCGGCGTGTTGAGCAAAAGCTTCACAAGCAAGCCGGCTGTCAAACTGACGACCGTAAACCGCTGCTCATTGATGCCTTGCATGATCGCCGCCGTCACAGAAAACAAAGCGTACAAAATCGCCGCCGGCGCATACCAGCGCAACACTTGTTCACCAAGCGGATCATAGCTGTAAAACGAGCTGTACACCGGCCCTGCCAGCACCGCCATGCCAATCACCGCCGGGAGCGTTAAAAACATGAGCACTTGAAACGTCTGGTTCAAATATTGCCGCAGCGCTTTCCAATCTTGCGCGACATACGCTTTCGTAATCGTCGGGATGAGCGCCAAGCTGAACGAGGTCGCGAGCGTCACGGGGATGACGACGAGCTTTTGCGCCCACATGTTGAACACGGAATACGCGTGCTCCGCGATGCTCCCGCGGCCCGCCGCCGCCATCGCGTGATTGAACGTAAACTGATCGACGAGCTGGTACAGCGACATCGACAAGCCGACAAAAACAAACGGAATCGAAGAAAGAAGCAGCTCTTTATACATCGCCAAAAGCGACACGTCCGCTTCGCCGCGGTCACGCGCAAGCAGCGACTGCAAATACGGACGCCGCTTCCACCAATAGACAAGCAACACCAAAAGCCCCGCCGCCGCCCCGACAAACGCGGCAAACGTCGCCGCGCTCACAGCGGAGACGATCGAGCCGTCCATCAGGCGCAAAATGACGTAGCACGCCCCAAGCAAAAACGCGATGCGCGCGATTTGTTCGACGACTTGCGACAGCGCCGTCGGGCCCATCGACTCATGTCCTTGGAAAAATCCGCGGATCAAGCTCATCACCGGCACGATGAGGAGCGCAAAGCTGACCGCGCGGATGACGGCCGTGACGTCGTCGACCGAGTTGACGTTCGTTTTCGCATCGATGACGTGCGGCGCCAAGATGGGCGCCAGGGCGTACAAAATGAGCCATGAGGCGATGCCGCTTGCGATCATCAAGACAAGGCCGGAGCGAAAGAGCCGATAACCGACGCCGTATTCCCCAAGCGCGTTGTATTTCGACACAAACTTTGACACCGCCACCGGCAGCCCGCCGGTCGCCAAGCTCAAAAAAATTTGGTACGGCACATAGCCGTATCCGTACAGCGCCCCGCCGCGCTCGCCGACAAGATGGTAAAACGGGATGACGTAAAATAAACCAAGAAGGCGAGAAATCATCACGCCAGCCGTTAAAATAAACGTGCCGCGCAGCAGTTTCGATGTTGACATATGACCCCTTCCCTAGCCATGGACGTTGAAAATGACAACGTATCTATTTTACCATAGTTGTCAATGGAACGAAAAATATCGGCCACGCGCAGAAAGAAAGGGTGGAATGAACATGGGATACGACGTCATCATCATCGGCGGCGGTCCGTCCGGGCTCATGGCGGCCATCGGCGCCGGCGAAGAAGGGGCGAAGGTGCTCTTGTTGGAAAAAGGAACGAAGCTCGGGCGCAAGCTCGCCATCTCCGGCGGCGGACGCTGCAACGTGACGAATCGGCTGCCGGTGGATGAAATGGTCCGCCATATTCCCGGCAACGGCCGCTTTTTATACAGCGCCTTTTCCGTATTTAACAATGAAGACATCATCCGCTTTTTTGAGCGGCTCGGCGTGCCGCTCAAGGAGGAAGACCACGGCCGCATGTTTCCCAAAAGCGACAGCGCCCAGTCGGTCGTCGACGCGCTTGTTCGCGAATTGTCGCGCCTTGGCGTCGATGTTCGACTTGAATCGCCAGTGGCGGACGTGTTGTATGAACAAGGAAAAACAGTCGGTGTCACGCTGAAAAGCGGGGAGACGATCCACGCCCGTGCGGTTGTCGTCGCCGTCGGCGGCAAATCGGTGCCGCAAACCGGCTCAACAGGCGACGGCTATCCGTGGGCGGAAAAAGCGGGTCACACGGTGACCGAACTGTTTCCAACCGAAGTTCCGATCGTCTCGCATGAGCCGTTCATCCGAGAGCGGACGCTGCAAGGCTTGTCGCTGCGCGACGTCGCGTTAAGCGTCTTAAAGCCGAATGGCAAACCGATCATCACCCACCGGATGGATATGCTGTTTACGCACTTCGGCATTTCCGGCCCAGCTGCTCTCCGCTGCAGCCAGTTTGTCGTTAAGGCGTTGAAAAAAGCGGCGGACGGCGCGGTCAAAATGAGTATCGACGCGCTTCCGGACGTGACGCAGGAAGAGCTGTTTCAACAGTTCGCCAAGCTGTGCAAAGAGGAGCCGAAAAAGGCGATGAAAACGATCGCCAAAACGGTGCTTCCCGAGCGGTACGCCGTCTTTTTGCTCGAGCGGGCCGGCATCGACCCGCACGCCTCTGCCGGCACGGTCGGCCATGAGGCGCTGCGGGCGTTTGTCCGACAGTGCAAACAATTTACCTTTTACGTCCACGGCACGCTGCCGCTTGAGAAAGCATTCGTCACCGGCGGCGGCGTGTCGGTCAAAGAAATTGAGCCGAAAACAATGGCCTCCAAATGCATGGCCGGCCTTTACTTTTGTGGGGAAATTTTGGACATTCACGGCTACACGGGCGGCTACAACATCACCGCCGCCCTTGTCACCGGGCGGCTCGCCGGCGTGAACGCCGCCCGCTATGCATTGGCGGAAAAAAACGGGGCGAGCGGCTCCGCGGGGCAGACAGCAACGAATTGACCGCCGTCCTCATGCCCCTCGGGTGCTCCGGGGCGTTCGCTGACATTCCGACAACGCCCGTCTTCAAGGCGGGCGATCGCAAAATTTCGCCGCCTGAAATGGAAATGCCGAAACGAAAAAAGCGTCGCCCGCTTTGGGGGGATCAGCACGAAAACGGCCAAAGAATCCCGCAGTCTGGAGCCGTGTGAAGTGTCAAGTCCGGTAAATGACCATGGCGGAAAAACAGTAGATTTGCTCGCCTTCCGATTCCATCGCCGCCACGCTGTACTTGACATCGATCAACTGTCCGTCTTTCAATCGGGCTAAAAAATCATTGACCGCCGCTTCCAAATCTTTTTCATGCTCTTTATCAAACACTTTCACTTTGTACATCGCCATTCCCCCGTTTTCTTTTTCCTTTTCCACGCATTTAGGGAAAATCCTGCCCACAAAAGGCGTCACGCGCCCCCGAACAGCGGGACGCGTGACGTCATCGTCTTAATACACTCCAACCGCATTGAACGCCTGTTTCACCGAGTTGACTTCTTGGCTTGTCGACCCGTACAAATCAGCGGCCGCTTGCACGCAGGCGGCACGCAGCTGGCTGAAGTTCGACGTCGGCGTCAAATAGTAGACAAGCGCCCGGTAGAAAATTTTCCCCATTTTGTCGCGGCCGATGCCGGTGACGCTCACGCCATAATGGACGCCGCCTTGGCTGAGCAAGTACGCCGCTTTATTGATGATGCCGCTGTTTGTATGGACGCCGCCGTTGTCTTGCGTGCCGGTGTACCGTTTGGAATAATGATCCGGATCGCCGTATTTCGCCGGGTCGGACATCGAGCGGAGCGCATCGCCGGCGACCCCAGGCGTGTAAATGTCTTCGCCAATCTCCCAGTCCGGGTTGCGGTTGGCGTAGAACTCCACGAGCGTGCCGAAAATATCGGACATCGCTTCATTGATGGCGCCAGATTCGTTTTGGTAAACAAGCCCGGCCGTATAATCCGTCACCGCATGGGTCAACTCATGCCCCACGACGTCAATGCCGCCGGAAAACGGCAAAAACGTCTGTCCGTCGCCATCGCCGTACACCATTTGCGAACCGTTCCAAAACGCGTTGTTGTAGCCGCGGCCATAATGGACGGTCGAACGGATGGCGGCGTTGCTGCCGTCATAGCTCAGCCGGCCGTGCACATTTTTGTAGTAATCATACACGACGCCGGCGTAATAATGGGCGTCCACGGCCGCCGCGTCATAGCTGGCGGAAAATTGGTTGTCGCCATCGGTCCACAAGCTGCCGGGCAAAACGGTGCGGTTTCGTCCGTCATACGTAAAAATGCCGCTGCCGCGCGTATTGTCTTGCAAATAGTAGTAGCCGTAATACGAGGAATACGTCGTATTGATATATTTCTGATCCCCCAACACACCCCGGCCCACGCCGACCGTCGACGCGCCGGCGACCGGCTGCCCGCCGCCGGGCTTGGCGGTGTCGATTTGGTTGAACTTATTCAAAATGGCCCCATCGGTTGCATCAATGATATACACCCAGTTGCCGGGAACCGGGGTTAAAAAGCGGACGTTCACTTCATAAGCGAGGCGGGCCGTGCCATCAGTCGGGTAAATGACGAGCCGCGTCCGCTCGCCGTTTTCGGTTGTCGGCCGCTCCTTCGTCACTGTCTCCGTTACGTCTTGCTCGGCAATAGCTTCCGCCTGTTGGACGGTGACCGTTTTCGCCTTTTTCAACCGCGGCTGGCCGTCTAAATTGGGAATTAAAGACCCCGACAGCGCGATCAGCTCGCCATCTTTCACATGGGCAGCCAGCATGGTGCCGTAAACCGGTATACCGTGATGCCGCTGTTCAAACCGCATCACGGTATGGCCAAGTTCGTCAGTCTGTTTGCCGATCAGCGCCAAACGGTCGCGGGCGCGTCCGCCGAGGCGGAATGTGCCGTTTTCCCGATCGACGTATTGATAAACGAGCTCTTCCAGCGCTTGTTCCCCTCCGTTTAGCAACGAACCGGACACGAATGACGGCGTCTTCCATTGTTCGTTCCAGACGATCGATTCCCCCTTCGCCGAAGCGCCGATCGGCGCCGCCAGCAGGCCGAACGCCAGCCCGATCGCCCCGAGCATCGCCCGTTTGTTCATTCTCCTCTTCCCCTTTCTTGAATATGTATTTGATGATTCCTCACATTCTGAATTTTACCAAAATAGTCATCCTTATTGTA is a window from the Geobacillus stearothermophilus ATCC 12980 genome containing:
- the thpR gene encoding RNA 2',3'-cyclic phosphodiesterase; the encoded protein is MKRSHYFIAVPLTSEAKQAIARFSGDASSSLPFRTWVHEEDYHITLAFLGDVPPGKMAPLCEAMAAVAAKSAPFSLALAGLGTFGERTAPRIFWQGVKEEAALNELRRDVYEACLSLGFSLDRRPFAPHITIARKWQGEAPFQPEALRSLPAASTVFSVPEIVLYRTNMEKTPKYETIAAFPLLGAPDGRSG
- the pepV gene encoding dipeptidase PepV, coding for MALNIDWMNEAKKRKDDLVRDVQALVRIPSVRDDGGAKPGAPFGPKVAEALDYMLTRGQEEGFRIKNVDGYAGHIEMGEGEKLIGVLGHLDVVPAGDGWSVDPFAAEVKDGRLYGRGAIDDKGPTVAAFYALKIVKELGLPLRKRVRLILGGDEESDWRCVAHYFQREEMPDVGFAPDADFPIIHAEKGIIDADLSYRPPESAEAEGLALASFQAGRRYNMVPDAAEAVVEGAGRTEELLGLYEQFCRERGVKGSMRQSEGAVVFQLEGVSAHGAEPERGKNAGVYLAQFLASLPLDGRSRPFVQFVTSAFFGDASGRRLGLAYRDEQSGELTVNVGVLSYDRRHGGTIGLNIRYPVTADGDAIRRTLAGAAAEHGFALSRFSDTKPHYIDPSHELVRTLQRVYEEQTGEPARLLAIGGGTYARALTAGVAFGALFPGRPDVAHQKDEYIEIDDLVKATAIYAQAIYELAK
- a CDS encoding DeoR family transcriptional regulator — encoded protein: MKPSTHRMLTRIKSVYMYISEKGTVTTQELVDEFGTTPRTIQRDLNVLMYNDLVLSPSKGKWTTTNKKVRISS
- a CDS encoding pseudouridine synthase, with product MELRIDKLLAHMGYGTRKEVKKLLKSGAVKVDGAPVRDAKTKVRPDEQIVTVWGETVEYKPFIYLMMNKPSGVVSATEDAVEETVVDLLEEEDRAFSPFPVGRLDKDTEGLLLLTNDGQLAHQLLSPKKHVPKTYFAVVDGEVTEADVAAFQRGVVLDDGYETKPAKLVVLKSGLRSDVEVTITEGKFHQVKRMFQAVGKRVVYLKRIQMGPLPLDPDLAVGEYRELTDEEVDMLKQYRPETDEKKGT
- a CDS encoding putative polysaccharide biosynthesis protein translates to MSTSKLLRGTFILTAGVMISRLLGLFYVIPFYHLVGERGGALYGYGYVPYQIFLSLATGGLPVAVSKFVSKYNALGEYGVGYRLFRSGLVLMIASGIASWLILYALAPILAPHVIDAKTNVNSVDDVTAVIRAVSFALLIVPVMSLIRGFFQGHESMGPTALSQVVEQIARIAFLLGACYVILRLMDGSIVSAVSAATFAAFVGAAAGLLVLLVYWWKRRPYLQSLLARDRGEADVSLLAMYKELLLSSIPFVFVGLSMSLYQLVDQFTFNHAMAAAGRGSIAEHAYSVFNMWAQKLVVIPVTLATSFSLALIPTITKAYVAQDWKALRQYLNQTFQVLMFLTLPAVIGMAVLAGPVYSSFYSYDPLGEQVLRWYAPAAILYALFSVTAAIMQGINEQRFTVVSLTAGLLVKLLLNTPLIMKWSAVGAIVATMAGYFVSVAFNLWVIQRRTRYRYRFVARRTAFMAILTAAMSAAVMGVEALASRWIDYRAGTAESVGAVSIGAAVGAAVYLFLSIRSGLFSALFGDRFAFWRRKEKKAVS
- a CDS encoding NAD(P)/FAD-dependent oxidoreductase, translating into MGYDVIIIGGGPSGLMAAIGAGEEGAKVLLLEKGTKLGRKLAISGGGRCNVTNRLPVDEMVRHIPGNGRFLYSAFSVFNNEDIIRFFERLGVPLKEEDHGRMFPKSDSAQSVVDALVRELSRLGVDVRLESPVADVLYEQGKTVGVTLKSGETIHARAVVVAVGGKSVPQTGSTGDGYPWAEKAGHTVTELFPTEVPIVSHEPFIRERTLQGLSLRDVALSVLKPNGKPIITHRMDMLFTHFGISGPAALRCSQFVVKALKKAADGAVKMSIDALPDVTQEELFQQFAKLCKEEPKKAMKTIAKTVLPERYAVFLLERAGIDPHASAGTVGHEALRAFVRQCKQFTFYVHGTLPLEKAFVTGGGVSVKEIEPKTMASKCMAGLYFCGEILDIHGYTGGYNITAALVTGRLAGVNAARYALAEKNGASGSAGQTATN
- a CDS encoding sporulation protein Cse60, which produces MYKVKVFDKEHEKDLEAAVNDFLARLKDGQLIDVKYSVAAMESEGEQIYCFSAMVIYRT
- a CDS encoding M4 family metallopeptidase, which produces MNKRAMLGAIGLAFGLLAAPIGASAKGESIVWNEQWKTPSFVSGSLLNGGEQALEELVYQYVDRENGTFRLGGRARDRLALIGKQTDELGHTVMRFEQRHHGIPVYGTMLAAHVKDGELIALSGSLIPNLDGQPRLKKAKTVTVQQAEAIAEQDVTETVTKERPTTENGERTRLVIYPTDGTARLAYEVNVRFLTPVPGNWVYIIDATDGAILNKFNQIDTAKPGGGQPVAGASTVGVGRGVLGDQKYINTTYSSYYGYYYLQDNTRGSGIFTYDGRNRTVLPGSLWTDGDNQFSASYDAAAVDAHYYAGVVYDYYKNVHGRLSYDGSNAAIRSTVHYGRGYNNAFWNGSQMVYGDGDGQTFLPFSGGIDVVGHELTHAVTDYTAGLVYQNESGAINEAMSDIFGTLVEFYANRNPDWEIGEDIYTPGVAGDALRSMSDPAKYGDPDHYSKRYTGTQDNGGVHTNSGIINKAAYLLSQGGVHYGVSVTGIGRDKMGKIFYRALVYYLTPTSNFSQLRAACVQAAADLYGSTSQEVNSVKQAFNAVGVY